The sequence GCACGCTCTGGACTCGGAGATGACGAGCAACTTCAGGACGATCGCGGCGCAGAACGTTAATGCCGCGGACGAGCAGATCGATCGCGACGCCCGCTTCGGCGGCGCGGGTAAGCGCGTCAACGCATGGCGGGTCGACGAGCTGGTTCATCTTCATGATGATCCGCCCGTTGCCGAAACGGCGGTGCGCCGCGATCTCCCGCTCGATCCGGTCGAGGATCCCGTGGCGGATGGTGTAGGGCGCGACAAGCAGCTTGCGATAGCGTGTCTGCCGTGAATAGCCGGTGAGAAAGTTGAACAGCTCGGAGACATCGGCGGCAATCTCCGGACGGCAAGTCAGCAGCCCGAGGTCGGTGTAGAGCCGCGCGGTGGAGGGGTTGTAATTGCCGGTGCCGATGTGGACGTAGCGCCGCAATCCCTCGCGGTCGCGCCGCACGATCAGCAGCAGCTTGCAGTGGGTCTTCAGCCCGACCAAGCCGTAGGTGACATGCACCCCGGCGCGCTCTAAGGCGCGTGCCCACTCAATGTTGTTCTCCTCATCGAACCGCGCTTTCAGCTCAACGAGCACGGCCACCTGCTTGCCGTGGTCGGCCGCGCGCAGGAGCGCTTCGACAACCGGCGAGTGGGCACCGACGCGGTAGAGGGTTTGCTTCACCGCCAAAACGGCGGGGTCGACCGCCGCTTGGTTCAGCAGCTCGATCACCGGGTCGAACGAGTCGAAGGGGTGATGGAGCAGCACATCATGATCGCGGATGACCGAAAAGATATCGCTTTCGCGCAGAAGGGCGGGAACCCGGGGGTGAAATGGCGGGTCTTTCAGATCCGGCCGGTTGATGCGCGTCAGCTCCATCAATGCGCCGAGCCCAAGCGGGCCATCGACGACGTAGATATCCGCAGGGTCGACCGGCAGCTTTTCGATAAGGAGCGTGCGCAGGTAGTCCGGCAGCGAGGGATTGATCTGGAGCGCCACGACCGACCCAAACCGGCGGCGCTCGAGCCCAGCCTGAACCGACTCGAGGAGGTCGCCCGCTTCAAGGTCCTGGATCTGGATATCGGCATCGCGGATGACGCGGAAGGTATGCACCTCACGGATCGTCATCCCTGGGAAGAGCTTGTTGAGATTGGCAATGATGAGGTCATCCAGCCAGATGAAGGTGGTTTCGCGTTCGCCCGGCGCCTGAATCAAGCGCGGCAGAACGGTCGGGATCTTGACGCGGGCGAAGCGGCGCGTGCCCTCGGGGTCTTCTAAGACCACGGCGAGGCTGACCGAGAGGTTGGAGATGAAAGGGAAAGGATGGCCGGGGTCAAACCCGAGCGGCGTGCAGACCGGAAAGACTTCCTGATCAAAGTAGCGGTCGAGGTCGGCGCGCGTGGCCGGGCTCAGCTGATCTAAAGTCGTCAGCCGGATCTGTTCTGCTTCGAGCGCGGGCAGCAGGATGTCGCGCAGGCAGGCGCGCTGCGCCTGCATCAGAGAGAGGATGGCCGGGCGGATAAGGGCGAGCTGCTCTTCCGGTGTCAGGCCGTCGGGCGAGCGCTCGGTAACGCCGGCGCGCACTTGCTCAAGAAGGCCCGAGACGCGCACCATCATGAACTCGTCGAGGTTGGTGTCGGAGATCGCGACGAACTTGACCCGCTCGAGCAGAGGATGGCGCTCGCGGACCGCTTCGTGGAGAACCCGCTCATCGAACTGGAGCCAGCTGAGTTCTCGATTAAAGTACCGCCCACGATCAGCGCGCGCTGAGGAGCCGTCGGACATAGCGACCTCGCAGCGGTGCTCTCGCTAAGAGTAGGCGTGGTCGCGCGCGAGAGGCAAGCTGCGCCTCAGGCGCCCGATGCCGCGAGGAGCGCGCTGAGGTGGTCGCCGGCGGCAAGTCCAGAGAGAGCGGCGCCCTCCACGCGGGGCCCGGCGAAGGCGTCGCCCGCGAAGAGGAGCGTGCCGACGGCGACAGCGCGCTCGGGGAGGACGGGCTCGGGCAGGGCGAAGGGCCAGCGGTCGAGAATGGCGTCGCGCGGTGTGCCGCGGAAGTAGGGCTGCGCCGCCGCGATCAGGCGGGCCAGCACTGCCTCGTCGTCGAGCGGCCAAAGCGCGTCGCTCCACTCAGGAGAGGCGTGGATTGTCAGCACCGGCGCCGACGCGAGCCCTTTCCGCTGGTTGTCGGCGACAAAGGCGAGCCGATCGTTGGGCCGCTGCACGGCCCCCGGAGGAGGGAGAACACTCTCCTCAACGGTGACGACGGCTGAGAGCGTGCGGCGGTAGCGCACGGCGGCGAGCTGGCGGTACGTTCCCGCGGGGAGTGCGCCCGCGACGAGCGGCAGCGCTGCCGGCAGGGGAGGGGTGAGGACGACCCCGTCTGTGACGACTGTCTCGCCGCTGTCGCTCTGAACGCGCCACCGCCCGCCCTCAGCCGCGATCGCGCGCACGCGCTGCCCGAGGCGCACCTCAAGCGACTGCGCGAGGTAAGCGGCAAGGGCGCGCATGCCGCCTCGCACGACGTAGCGGGGAAAGCCGTCTTCAGGAGGACGCGCGCCGTCGGAAAAGCCGCTCGACCATTGGCGGACAAGCCCGGCGCGCTCCCACGCCTCAACGAGCTGCTGAAAGCGCTGGTCGCGGACGGTGAAGAACTGAGCGCCGATATCGGCCGCGCCAGCCGCTGTCTGGCGGGTTGCCAGCCGCCCGCCGGGGACGGGCCCGGCCTCGAAGAGGAGGACCGAGATGCCGGCATCGCGCAGCGTGTGCCCGGCAAGGAGCCCGGCAATGCCCGCCCCGACGACGACGGCGCGCATGGCAGCGACCCTAGCGGCCGAGCACCATGACGCAGGAGATGACGCCGGGACCGCCGAGGGTGTGGGCAAGTCCCGTCCGCGCATTTTTCACTTGGCGCTTCCCTTGGCGGCCGCGGATCTGGTTGGTGATCTCGGCGATCATGCGCACGCCGGTCGCGCCGACAGGATGCCCGGTCGCTTTCAGCCCGCCGGAGACATTGACCGGGAGGCCCCCCTCGAGCGTCGTCACCCCCTCGATGATCAGGCGTCCGCCCTCGCCACGCCCGCAGAAGCCGAGGTCTTCGTAGTTGATCAGCTCGGTGATGGTGAAACAGTCGTGGCATTCGGCGACGTCGATTTGCTCGCGCGGGTTGGTGATCCCCGCTTGGCGGTAGGCCTGAGCGGCGGCAGCGCGGGTGGCAGGGAAGCCGAGAAAATCGAAGTCAGGGCGAAACTGGACAGAAAAATAGCCTCCCCACGACGCGACCCCCACTCCCTTGATCAGGACATAGTCTTTTTTCAGCCGCTGGGCAATCTCTTTCCGCGTGAGGATCACCGCCGCGGCGCCGTCGGTCGTTGGACAGCAGTCGAACAAGCCGAGAGGATCGGCGACGAGCGGCGCTTTCAGCACCTGATCTTCGGTGATCGGCTTGCGGAAGTGCGCCCCCTCATTGAGGGAGCCGTTGTAATGGTTCTTGACAGCAACTTTGGCGAGCGTCGTGCGGTCGTAGCCGTACTCCTCGAAGTAGCGGTTGGCGAGAACGGCGAACATCCCCGGCGCTGTTCGTCCTTTGGTCAGCATGGGGTGGGTTTCCGTGATATGGCGGGCGACAAGGGAGCCGCGCGGGCTGACCTCGCGCATCTTCTCGACGCCGAGCGCCAGCACCATGTTGTACTCGCCGGCGGCGACTGCGAGCGCGGCAGCGCGAACGGCCTCCATCCCGGTGGCGCAGAGATTGGCGACGCGGGTGACGGGGATATTCGGCAGGTTGAGGGGGTCGGTGAGCGAACTGCCGTCGTCGCCGAGAAGAGCGTTCAGCTGCGGGAACGCCGTTCCCAGCCAAGCCGCTTCGATCTCGCCCGGGTCGATCCCTGCATCCGCGTACGCCGCGTACGCGGCGTCGATGAGCAAGTCGGTATAGCTCTGATCGAACAGCTCGCCGAACTTGGTCACCCCAACGCCAATGATCGCCACAGTGTCTGCAATCGGCACCGGAACATCCTCCTCCCTGCTAGTGCGGCAGCGCGGCAAGAGTATACAAAGAGGAAGCAGCCGACCGCACCTGCCGGACCCCTCCAGCGCGAAGAGGCGAGCTGAGAGCGCCCTCGCGCGGCATTTCTAGCGGGAAGACGCCCGCTCCCCGGAGCGGGGACACATCGTCTTGCCACTGAACGAGGCGCAGGGGGCAGCCCTTTTCAGCGCCAGAGCGCCACTCCCGCGCTTGTTCTTCGCCGTCCTTCCCGCTGTTATTGTGCAGTGGAAACATTGTTTGAAATAAGTAAGGAAACACGTATAATACAGCAACAAAACTCCGCCCGAGGACTCTCATGCGCTCTCTCGTCGCTCTCGTGCTCGCTGTCGGCTTCTTCTTCAACGGAACTGCGCTGGCGCTCGGCGATGGCCCGAGCAAGAACTATCTGCCGCTCGTCAGCCGCAATGCGCCACTCGACTACCTCGGCTACGCCCCGCCGTCGCCACGGCCGACCAACACGCCGATAGGCGGCGGGCCCGGCGTGCCGCCCCCGCCGGCAACTCCCACGTTCTCTCCAACGGCGACGCGCACTCCTACTCCGTCGCCAACGAGCACCCCCACTCCCACGCCGACCAGTACGCCTTCTCCCACGCCGACAGCGTGCGCCCAGCGAGCCGACCTGCTGCTCAACGGCGGTTTTGAATATGAGGGCGCGTGGTCGATCGTCTTGGGGAACCCCTATCGAAGCACGCTGTGGAAATGGGCGGGCAACTATTCCATGCACTTCGGCTGGACGGTCAGTTCGACGGACTCGATCGTGCAGACAGTCGTGGTGCCGCCCTGGGCAGACACAGCGGCAGTGTATTTCTACGCTTTGATGTTTAGCAACGACTCGACTGTCACAAAGCACGACTGGCTGCGGGTCATGGTGACGACCCCCGATCTCTCTGTCATCCTCGCCGCCGGCGATGTGCCGAACAATTCCATTCGCGGCAGTTGGGAGCGGTGGCGCCTTGCCGTGCCGGGGATCACCAGCTATCGCGGCCAATCCCTGCTCCTCGCAATCGGCGGGGTGAATGACGTCTCTTTGCCGACGCGATGGTATGTCGACAACGTCGAGATGGTCTTTGGCTGCGGCATCTACGCCGCCAGCCTCGACGCCCGGGACGTGCTGCCGGCAGAGTCGTAGCCGCGCAAGCAGCGGCGCGCTCAGGGCAAGCGGGCAGAGAGCGCCGGTGACGGCAGCCTGCACCGCCTCGTGGGGGCGAGAGATGATCGCGCCGCGCGGGGCATCCGGGGGGCGAACGGCTGCTGGCGAGTGGCCATGAGCGTGCGTAGAATCGAAAGCGTCATCTCGCGCAGCAGGGAAGAGCAATGCCTCGCTACTACATCTGGACCGTCGGCTGCCAAATGAACGTCGCCGACTCCGAGCGGCTGGGCGCCGCCCTTGAGCAGCTCGGCTACGTTCCGTCAGCTCGTCCTGACGAGTCGGATGTCGTAGTGCTGAACACCTGCAGCGTTCGCCGCGCCGCTGAAGAGAAAGCGATTAATCAGCTGCATCTCCTCAAGCGCCTCAAGCAGCGTCGCCCTGAGCTGACGCTTGCGCTGGTCGGCTGCATGGTACCGAAAGACTCTTCGGCGCTGGCGAAGGAGTTCCCGTTCGTCGATGTCTTCTGTCGGCCGCAGCAGTTTGCTCCTCTCCTGAAGATCGCCGCCGACAAGATCGGCAGCGGCGACGGCTGCCTCGATCCGGGCCGCCTCCCTCTCCCCACGCCGAAGGGGCCGACCGCTTTTGTCCCGATCAGCCACGGCTGCAATAAGGTCTGTTCGTTCTGTGTCATCCCGTACCGCCGGGGGACCGAGGTGAGCCGCCCGCTCGCGGAGCTAGTGGATGAGGTGCGCGCTCTCGTTCGTCGCGGCGTCGTCGAAGTGACGCTGCTCGGCCAGAATGTCGACTCCTACGGCGGCGACCTGCCGGACCGTCCTGACCTCGCCGATCTCCTGACCGCCCTCAACGAGATCGACGGATTGGAGCGCATTCGCTTCCTCACCTCGCACCCGCGCGACATGAGCGAGAAGCTGATCCGGGCGGTCGCTGAGCTGCCGAAGGTGTGCGAGCATATCAATCTGCCGGTGCAATCGGGGGACGACGAGATCCTGCGGTCGATGCGGCGGGGCTATACCGCAGCGGAATACCGCGAGCTTGTCGCGAAGATCCGCGAGCTTGTGCCCGGCGTCTCGATGGCGACCGACGTCATCGTCGGCTACCCCGGCGAGAGCGAGCGCGCCTTCCAGAATACCTACGATCTGCTCGCCGAACTGCAGATCGACGTCGTGCACGTTGCGGCGTATTCGCCGCGTCCTGGCACTCTCGCCGCGAAGCTGCCGGATGATGTGCCGCCCGCCGAGAAGAAAGCGCGTCTCCACGCCATCGAGCGGCTGCAGGAGCGCATCAGCGCGCAGTTCAACGCGCGCTATCTCGGTCAGACGGTTGAGGTGCTTGTCGAAGGGAAGAAAAACGGGCGCTGGTTCGGGCGGACGCGGACGAATAAGCTTGTCTTCTGGGAGCAGGAAGGCGACCTGACCGGGACAATCGTTCCCGTCACCATTGAGCGAACGGGCGCGTGGTCCCTCCAAGGGCCGCAGACGCTCCGCCTCGCCGTTCTCGCCTAGCTTACGGCCGCTCCCCTGAGTGCGCGGAGGGAACGCGGGCGGCAGCGCGCTCCGCCGCACCCGCAGCCCCATCTGACGACCCCGCATCGCCTAGGAGCGGCGCGTTCTCGGGCCCATGGTGAGCGGCACGGCGTTGGCGGGGCGGAAAGAGCAGCGAGCCAACGGTCGCAACGAGGAGCACTGTCGCCACCACCGTCAGCGAAACTGCCGTCGGGATATGCAGGTCGATCTCGCGTCCGGCGATCTCGAGGTGACCGATCACCGCGCCGACAAGCTTCAGCCCAATGAACCCCAGCACAATGGCCAGCCCGTAGCGCAGCAGGTGGAACCGATCTACTACTCCCGCCAGCAGGAAGTACAAAGCGCGCAAGCCGAGGATCGCGAAGACATTTGACGTGTAGACGATAAACGGATCGGTGGTGATCGCGAAGATTGCCGGGATCGAGTCAAGAGCAAACATCAAGTCGGTCGCTTCGACGACTGCGACGACGATCAGCAGCGGGGTGGCATACACCCGGCCATCAAGCATCACAAAGAACGACTGTCCATAGTAGCGTGGAGTGACGGGAAATACCTTCCGAACAAGTCGGACAACAACGTTCTTCTCCACTTCGATCTCTTCCTCCTCCTTCGAGGTGAGCATTCGGAAGGCAGCGAAGAGGAGGAACAGTCCGAAGATGAACAGCACCCACTGGAACTGAGAGACAAGATAAGCGCCGATCCCGATCATGATGCCGCGCATGATGAGCGCGCTCAGGACGCCAATAAACAGCACGCGGTGCTGATACTCCTTCGGCACGGCGAACGCCGAAAAGAGCAGCACAAAGACGAAGATATTGTCGACGCTGAGCGACTTTTCGATCAGGTAGCCGGTGAGGAATTCGAGCCCTTTTTGGCCGCCGAGGACAGACCAGACACCGATGTTGAAAAGCAGGGCGAGCACAATCCAGAACGCGGACCACAGGCCGGCCTCGCGCAGGCTGACCGCATGCGGCTTGCGATGAAAAACGAGCAGATCGGCGAGGAGAAGAAGAACGACGAAGAAAGTGAAGATGAGGTAAAACCACGGGCTAATAGTCAAGCGCGCTCCCTGCCGGCCGGGAGAGTAGAGCGTGTGAGAGGGGTCGGCCAGCGCATCGGTTCAATTGTTCTCGCTTGCGGGGGAGGCCGTCAACGCGGCAGAAGCGGCGCCGCTCGCGATCAGCTGCGCGATCTCTCCCTCGCTATACCCTGCTTCGCGCAGGATCTCGATCGTATGCTCGCCAAGCCGTGGCGCCGGGCGGCGGTACTGGGCAGGCGTTGCGCTCATCTTGAAGGGAGGGCCAGCGTAGCGGGCGAGGCCGGCGAGCGGATGGTCGAGGTCGACGAAATACTCGCGCGCCCGATACTGCTCATCCTCGAACAGGTCGGCGAGCGTCATCACTTTTGCCACCGGCAGCCGGGCGCGCTCCTGCAGCAGGCGGAATGCCTCGGTGGCGGTGTGACGCTCCAGCCACGGAAGGAAAATGCGGTCGAACTCCTCGCGGTGCTGGTAGCGGAGCGCGTTCGTCGCGAAGCGGGGATCGTTCAGTTCGGGCAGGTTGAGCGCCACTGCCACCTCTGCGCCTGTCCGGCTGCCGAACATGAGGAACAGGTCGCCCTTGGCGGTGGCGCGCCGTCCGGCCGGGTGGAAACCGGCGACGGTCGCCCGCCGGCGCCGGTGCACCAAGCCGAGGCATTGATACAGCCCGAGCGAGAACTCAATCAGATTGACAACCGCTTCGAGGATCGACACGTCGAGATATTGGGCTTCGCCGAGCAGATCGCGCTGCCAGAGCGCTGCCAGCGCGCCGATGCAGGCGTTGATGCCCGCGTGCAGGGAGGGCTGGGCGCCGGCCGTCTTGAGCGGCGGCCGGTCGCTCTGTCCGGTGATATAGGGGATCTCCCCATGGCCCCAAAGGGTCAGTTCCGTCGCCTCATACTGCGCGTAGGGACCGGTTTGGCCGTAATTCGAGATCGATACCGTGATCACGTCGGGATTGACGGTGCGCAGTGTTTCGTGGTCGAGGCCAAGGCGCGCCATCACGCCGGGGCGAAAATTCTCGAGCACAATATCGGCCGAGGCTGCCAGCCGAAGCGCCACCTCACGGCCTGCGGGATGGGCGAGGTCGAGCACAATGCTTCGCTTGTTCGTGTTGAGATAGAGGAAGGTGGCGGAGGTTTCGAGGGAGCGGTTGCCGGGGGGGAACGGGCCGAGGTCGCGCGCTGGATCGCCGCGGCCGGGACGCTCGACTTTAATGACATCGGCGCCGAAATCAGCCAGCAGCTTCGTGGCAAACGGGCCGGCAATATGCCAGCCGAAATCGAGGACGCGGATACCTTCGAGCGCTCGATCGGGCACGGGCAGACAGTCTATCATTGAACGCTGACAACGTCAAAACTGCTGCGCCGCGCGCAGCACGCGCTATACTAATAAAGGATGCCCCGATAGCTCAGAGGATAGAGCACCGGCCTCCGGAGCCGGGAGCGGCGGTTCGAGTCCGTCTCGGGGTACCAAGGTGGGCCGAGCGTTCGCTCGGCCTTTGTGCGTACTTAAGGAGGGGTCGATGACCCGTTCTCGTCGCGCCCGGCGGGAAGCCGCACGCCGACGGGCTCACGAGCAGCCCCAACCTGCGCCAGCCGCTGCGGCGCGTCACGCGTCCGCGGCGCCTGCCGAACCGCGCCCGGTTCCGAAGAAGGTCGTCCGCTCCCGTCCCCGCCGGCCGTGGTACCGCAACCCGGTCTTTCAGCAGGTCACATTTCTCCTCGTCAGCGCCGCAGTGGTCTCGGGGCTGGTCTATCTGTTCAACCAGCAGCAGATCATCTCGACCTTGCCAACTCCAACGGTCACCCCGTGGCCGACCTCGACCCCGAACGCGACTGCCACCGCTGCCGCTATTGAGACGGCGACGGCGCGCGCCAACCCCACGCCGACGCCCGAGGCAACGGAAACGCCGGCGCTCTCTCCCACCCCCACTCCGGTGGTGCAGGCGCGTCCTACCTACACTGCTCCGCCGCCGATGACAATCGACACCTCGAAGATCTACACAGCGACCATTGAGACCGTGCGCGGCACCTTCGTCATCGAGCTGTATCCCCAAGATGCTCCGATCACCGTCAACAACTTTGTCCGCCTTGCTCGCGACGGGTTCTACAACGGGCTCACCTTCCACCGCGTCGAGTCTTGGCTGATCCAAGGCGGCGACCCGGAAGGAACAGGGCGCGGCGGGCCCGGCTATCGCTTTGAAGACGAGCCGGTGCGGGGCGAGTATCTCCGGGGAGTGGTGGCAATGGCGAACGCCGGCCCGAACACGAACGGCAGCCAGTTCTTCATTCTGAAGCGCGATTCGCCGCTGCCCAAGCAGTACAACCTGTTTGGCAAGGTGGTCAGTGGAATGGACGTCGTCGACCAAATCCAAGTGGGCGACCGGATGACCAGCGTCACGATCACCGAAGGCTGATGGAAAGGAGCGCAGTATGGCTAAGCAGTATCCGGCCCCGCCCCCGATGACGATCAATCCGGACCACACCTACCACGCCATCATCGAGACGACGCGGGGCACGATCCGCGTGGAACTGCTTCCGAAGGACGCGCCGAAGTCGGTCAACAACTTTGTCTTCTTGGCGCGCGACGGCTTTTATGATGGCCTCACCTTTCATCGCGTTGAGGATTGGGTGGTGCAGGGCGGCGACCCATTCGGACGCGGCTACGGCGGCCCTGGCTACCAGTGGGAAGATGAGCCGGTGAAAGGGGAATATCGCGCGGGGATCATGGCGATGGCGAACGCCGGGCCGAACACCAACGGCAGCCAGTTTTTCTTCCTCAAGCGCGACACCCCGCTGCCGAAGCAGTACAACCTCTTCGGACGGATCGTCAGCGGGTTCGACGTGCTGACGCAGCTCCGCCGCGGCGACACGATGCTCACGGTCCGGATTGCCGAGACAGACGCCGACGGCAGGCCGGTCGAGCCGTAGAGCGCCCGCGCTCTTGGCGCACGGTGTCGGGCAGGGAGGGTCAGGTCCTACGCCGAATGCGGGGCCGTCGTCGGCGCTAGCCTGCGGCGGTGTCTGCTCCGCTCGCATGATCCCGCGCCGGCGTTTTCCGCGGGGCTGAGCGCTCTCGCCGGCGGCTGCGGGTGTCTCCTCAGCGCTTCGGCGCCGTCCTGCGGGAGGGCTGCTCATGCGCTGATGCGCTGCGGGGCGCATCATCTCCGCGCGCGTTGGGCGCGGGCGGAGCGGTCACGTCGGCAAGCGCGAGTTCGGGCGGGAGCTGCGCGGCAGGTCGGCCGGTGGCATTGCGCGCTCCGCAAGGCATGAGGATGGCGGCTGCGGCGAGACGGCTCCGCGTGCTGTCCCCAGCGAGCGCTCGCCTCACTGCAATGACTGCCGCCTCAGCGTGGAGAGATCCTGTAGCGCGGAAGCCAAACGATCTCTGCGTCGATGGCTGCTCCAACCGTCAGGAGGGCGACGGAAGGACGGGGCTGAAGGCGGGGCACCGTGGCCGAGCCAGGATTGACGAGCAGGACATCGCGGTGCCAGTCGACCCGAGGAGCGTGGCTGTGGCCGAAGACGACCACGTCGACACTGCCCGCTTCGAACGCGCCGAGCGCGCGTTCAACGGTTGTGCGTTCGGACCCGCGGTCTCCGTGAACAAGCCCAATGCGGGTTGAGCCTGCCAGCACAATCTTCCGCCACCCGAGCCGCTCGAGGAGGGCGGGGCTGTCGATATTGCCTGCGACCGCCTCCACGGGCGCAATCGCGGCGAGCTCGGTCAAGATCTGCTCGCTGCCGAGATCGCCCGCGTGCAGGATCAGGTCAACCCCGGCGAACAGGCGCCGGACGCTCTCTGGCAGCGGATGGCCGTGGGTATCTGCAATCAGGCCGAGACGCACCGTATCGCTCCTCCCCACCACTATAATCGAGGCGAGGAGCGAAAGATGGCGGCTGATCCCTATCGTCATGGCCTCATCGCTCGGTTGCGTGCCAGCGGAGAGGATGTCGTTTGGTGCGCCGAGCTGTTTCCGCGCCCCCACGTTGATTGGGCGCCTGAAGGGGAGTGGTCAGCGCGTCAAATTGTCACCCATCTGCGCGACGTGGAGCATGGCGTCCAGATCGCCCGCATTCAGGCAGCAGTGCTGGAAGACAATCCGACCTTTCCTCGTTTCGACGCTGCGGCGTGGCGCGCCGCCCACCGCCCGGCGTCGGAGACATACGACGAGGTGGTGGACGATTTTGCTGCCGGCCGGCGCGCTCTTGCCGCCTTGCTCGATCGCCTTGACGCGGAGGACTGGAGCCGTCCGGTGCGGTCGGCCGCATTCGGGCTGAGCACTCTTGAGGCGGTCGCGGAGCGCGCTTACCTTCATACTCTCGACCATATCGGGCAGCTCCTTCGCTTGCGCCGGACGCTCCTTGCTGCCCTCGCGGGAGAGGGCGCCTCTGGACCCTGACGCGATCGCCCGGGCCCTTGAAGCAGACGCCGCGGCGCTCGGCTTCGATCTGTTCGGGATCGCTCCTGCCGACACTCTCGTCGAGGACCTTGCTGCCTACCGCCAGCGCCTCGCGGAGGGCCGGCTGCGGGGGATGGACTGGCTGAATGACGAGCGGGTGATTGCGTTCGCGCCGACCCAATTAGTGGAAGAGGCGTGCTCGGTCATTGTGCTGGGAATGAGCTACTACATCCCGGCTGCGCCGGAGCCTGCCGCAGACGACCACGGCCCCACGGGGCGGGTCGCCCGGTACGCGCGCGGGCGCGACTACCATCGCGTTATTCGCCCGAAGCTGCGGCGGCTGGCCGGCCGGCTGGCTGAGTTGGCGGGACGGCCCGTTCGCGCTCGCCTCTTCGTCGACAGCGGCCCGCTTGCAGAGCGAGCGTTTGCCCGCGCTGCCGGGATCGGCTGGATCGGGAAGAACACCTTGCTTCTCAACCGGCGGCTTGGGTCGTGGTCCTTCCTCGCCGCGATTGTGTCTGACGTGGCGCTGCCGACTGGAAAGCCCGTTCGGACGAATTGCGGCGCGTGCGACCGCTGTCTGCGCGCCTGCCCGACCGAGGCGTTCGTCGCTCCCTATGTCCTCGATGCGACGCGCTGTATCTCCTACCTGACGATTGAACATCGCGGTCCGATCCCGCCCGAGCTGCGACCCGCGATGGGAGACTGGATCTTCGGCTGCGATGTCTGTCAGGACGTCTGTCCTGTCAATCGAAAAGCGGCAGCCGCCCGGGAGCCCGACTTTGCGCCC comes from Dehalococcoidia bacterium and encodes:
- a CDS encoding peptidylprolyl isomerase codes for the protein MAKQYPAPPPMTINPDHTYHAIIETTRGTIRVELLPKDAPKSVNNFVFLARDGFYDGLTFHRVEDWVVQGGDPFGRGYGGPGYQWEDEPVKGEYRAGIMAMANAGPNTNGSQFFFLKRDTPLPKQYNLFGRIVSGFDVLTQLRRGDTMLTVRIAETDADGRPVEP
- a CDS encoding metallophosphoesterase, which gives rise to MTIGISRHLSLLASIIVVGRSDTVRLGLIADTHGHPLPESVRRLFAGVDLILHAGDLGSEQILTELAAIAPVEAVAGNIDSPALLERLGWRKIVLAGSTRIGLVHGDRGSERTTVERALGAFEAGSVDVVVFGHSHAPRVDWHRDVLLVNPGSATVPRLQPRPSVALLTVGAAIDAEIVWLPRYRISPR
- a CDS encoding DinB family protein encodes the protein MAADPYRHGLIARLRASGEDVVWCAELFPRPHVDWAPEGEWSARQIVTHLRDVEHGVQIARIQAAVLEDNPTFPRFDAAAWRAAHRPASETYDEVVDDFAAGRRALAALLDRLDAEDWSRPVRSAAFGLSTLEAVAERAYLHTLDHIGQLLRLRRTLLAALAGEGASGP
- the queG gene encoding tRNA epoxyqueuosine(34) reductase QueG — encoded protein: MLPSRERAPLDPDAIARALEADAAALGFDLFGIAPADTLVEDLAAYRQRLAEGRLRGMDWLNDERVIAFAPTQLVEEACSVIVLGMSYYIPAAPEPAADDHGPTGRVARYARGRDYHRVIRPKLRRLAGRLAELAGRPVRARLFVDSGPLAERAFARAAGIGWIGKNTLLLNRRLGSWSFLAAIVSDVALPTGKPVRTNCGACDRCLRACPTEAFVAPYVLDATRCISYLTIEHRGPIPPELRPAMGDWIFGCDVCQDVCPVNRKAAAAREPDFAPRPGIGERTALLPLLALDDAAFDARFRGSAIRRAKREGFLRNVAIALGNSGDPAAVPALAAALRNDPSPVVRGAAAWALGRIGGEAARRALAAADDPDPTVQEEIAAALARIAPAAPGSKSAAAGRSSLPVTRPQNGQASERGQATDQLASSVSLPG